DNA sequence from the Candidatus Kaistella beijingensis genome:
AACGCCAATGGTCAAGAAAGTATTTTGATTGCAGTGGTGGAACAACCCGATGCCAACGTAGTTGACCTTTCTCAAGCAATGTTGTTGAAGATAGATGATTTAAAAAAATCTTTACCCAAAGATGTTGAAATCAAGCCTTACTATAATCAGGCAGATTTTGTAAACGATTCCGTAAAAAGTGTAACCGATGCCCTTTGGATTGGGCTTTTGTTAGCGATTATTGTTGCCATTATTTTCTTACGTTCTTGGATTGCGAGTGTCACTATTTTACTCACCATTCCGATTACATTGAGTTTAACGCTATTGGTGTTGTATGCTACAGGTCAAACCTTCAATATTATGACTTTGGGAGCGATTGCAGCAGCCATCGGATTGATTATTGATGATGCTATTGTTATCGTTGAACAAATCCACAGAACACACGAAGAACATCCCGAAGTTTCGAGTAAGGAATTGGTGCAAAAGGCAATCAATTATTTGTTGAAAGCAATAGTCGGTTCTTCACTCAGCACTATTGTTATTTTTCTTCCCTTTATGTTGATGACAGGTGTTGCAGGTGCTTATTTTAAAGTGATGACTGACACAATGATTATTACTTTAATCTGTTCTTTCTTCGCTACTTGGATTTTGTTGCCTGTTGTTTATCTCGCTCTTACGAAAATCATAAAGCAAAATAAGTTTTCTCATCACGATGTGAAAGAAAGAAAATGGGTGGGCTTCTTTATCCGAAAACCGATTTTGTCTTATGTTTTTATTCTTGTTTTGATTGTGGCTTCTGCCTTAATTATTCCGAAAATCAGCACCGGTTTTTTACCCGAAATGGATGAAGGCAGTATTGTTTTAGATTACAATTCGCCACCCGGAACTTCTTTGGAGGAAACCGACCGTGAGCTTCGGGAAGTTGAAAAAATATTGAAAACAGTTCCTGAAGTGGAAACGTATAGCCGAAGAACAGGTACACAAATGGGATTTTTTATTACCGAACCCAATCGTGGCGATTATTTAATTCAGTTAAAGAAAAGTAGAAATAAAACTACTGATGAAGTGACCGATGACATCAGAGCTAAAATTGAAAAAACAGGATTGCCTTTAACGGTCGATTTTGGTCAGGTCATTGGCGATATGTTGGGCGATTTAATGAGTAGTGTACAACCGATTGAAATAAAAATATTCGGTACTGACCAAAAAACCATTGAGGATTATTCCAAAAAAGTGGCAGACGTGGTAAGTAAAGTGAATGGTACTGCCGATGTGTTTGACGGGATTGTTATTGCAGGACCATCCATACAAATTACACCTAATCTTTCTACTTTGGGGCAATACAATATTACGCCAACCGATTTTCAATATCAGGTGCAAACTTTATTGGAAGGAAATGTGGTGGGGAATATTTTCGATAATGTCCAATACACACCCATCCGAATTTTGTACAGCAACAATTCCAATGCTTCGTTAAATGAAATCGAAAATTCGATGATTGCTTTGCCAAGCGGTATGCGAAAGCCTTTGAAGGAATTTGCGACAGTACAAGTTGCAGGCGGTAGTGCAGAGATAAATCGGGAAGATTTACAGACTTTGGGCATTGTAACCGCACGTTTGGATAATGGTAATTTAGGTGGAACAATTCAAGAAATTCAAAAGAAAATTGAAGCTCAAATAAAATTACCGCAAGGTTACAGTATTGTCTATGGCGGTGCGTATGCAGAGCAACAACAATCCTTTAAAGAATTATTGATGATACTCTGCATTTCCTCATTATTGGTATTTAGTGTAATGCTGTTTTTGTTCCGAAATATAAAAGTAGCGTTGGTTATTCTGTTGGTTTCTATTTTGGGAATTTCGGGTAGTTATTTATTACTATTCTTAACCAATACTCCTTTAAATGTGGGCAGTTATACAGGACTGATTATGATGGTCGGAATTATCGGTGAGAACGCCATTTTTACCTACTTGCAATTTCACGAAAGCATCAAAGAAAAAGGAAAACAAAACGCCATTATTTATGCCATCAGTACAAGATTACGTCCTAAATTAATGACCGCAATTGGAGCAATAATAGCGTTAATGCCATTAGCTTTAGGAATTGGAACGGGAGCACAAATGCACCAACCTTTAGCCATTGCAGTTATCGGTGGTTTTATAGTCGCAATTCCGCTCTTGTTGATTGTTTTACCGACCTTACTCAATCAAATCAATTTTGATGAAAATATCCCGCTGAATGCGCAGAAACTCGCAGAAAAAGATATTTAAAATTCTGCGAAAATCGGCGAGTTCAGCGGAGGAAA
Encoded proteins:
- a CDS encoding efflux RND transporter permease subunit, encoding MDKNPFYLKYKNPLLVLVLLTIMGGVFSYTKIKSALFPQITFPKIKVIADAGQQPVDQMTVMVTRPLENVIKQVPDLEVIKSTTSRGSCEISAFMNWKSNIDISQQQIEGKINQIKNQLPADINITVEKMNPSILPVMGFTLTSSSISDIELKQMALYTIKPFLSQVKGVSDIRVIGGKDKEFWAVLKPDMMSSLGLSPDKVSQALNGTNFIKSNGYSSDYRYLYLTLTNTQLKNLDQLQNLVIQNDGNRIIYFRDIADINIHEAKQYIKVNANGQESILIAVVEQPDANVVDLSQAMLLKIDDLKKSLPKDVEIKPYYNQADFVNDSVKSVTDALWIGLLLAIIVAIIFLRSWIASVTILLTIPITLSLTLLVLYATGQTFNIMTLGAIAAAIGLIIDDAIVIVEQIHRTHEEHPEVSSKELVQKAINYLLKAIVGSSLSTIVIFLPFMLMTGVAGAYFKVMTDTMIITLICSFFATWILLPVVYLALTKIIKQNKFSHHDVKERKWVGFFIRKPILSYVFILVLIVASALIIPKISTGFLPEMDEGSIVLDYNSPPGTSLEETDRELREVEKILKTVPEVETYSRRTGTQMGFFITEPNRGDYLIQLKKSRNKTTDEVTDDIRAKIEKTGLPLTVDFGQVIGDMLGDLMSSVQPIEIKIFGTDQKTIEDYSKKVADVVSKVNGTADVFDGIVIAGPSIQITPNLSTLGQYNITPTDFQYQVQTLLEGNVVGNIFDNVQYTPIRILYSNNSNASLNEIENSMIALPSGMRKPLKEFATVQVAGGSAEINREDLQTLGIVTARLDNGNLGGTIQEIQKKIEAQIKLPQGYSIVYGGAYAEQQQSFKELLMILCISSLLVFSVMLFLFRNIKVALVILLVSILGISGSYLLLFLTNTPLNVGSYTGLIMMVGIIGENAIFTYLQFHESIKEKGKQNAIIYAISTRLRPKLMTAIGAIIALMPLALGIGTGAQMHQPLAIAVIGGFIVAIPLLLIVLPTLLNQINFDENIPLNAQKLAEKDI